From Medicago truncatula cultivar Jemalong A17 chromosome 7, MtrunA17r5.0-ANR, whole genome shotgun sequence, a single genomic window includes:
- the LOC25499001 gene encoding protein NRT1/ PTR FAMILY 3.1: MEEEKGIRGNGKMVEKESKRQQRGGIRTLPFILANEVCDRFASAGFHANMITYLTQQLNMPLVSASNTLSNFSGLSSLTPLLGAFIADSFAGRFWTIVFATLIYELGLITITTSAIVPHFRPPPCPTQVNCQEAKSSQLWILYLALFLTSLGSGGIRSCVVPFSGDQFDMTKKGVESRKWNLFNWYFFCMGFASLSALTIVVYIQDHMGWGWGLGIPTIAMFIAIIAFLLGSRLYKTLKPSGSPFLRLAQVIVAAFRKRNDALPNDPKLLYQNLELDSSISLEGRLSHTDQYKWLDKAAIVTDEEAKNLNKLPNLWNLATVHRVEELKCLVRMLPIWASGILLITASSSQHSFVIVQARTMDRHLSHTFEISPASMAIFSVLTMMTGVILYERLFVPFIRRFTKNPAGITCLQRMGIGFVINIIATIVSALVEIKRKKVASKYHLLDSPKAIIPISVFWLVPQYFLHGVAEVFMNVGHLEFLYDQSPESMRSSATALYCIAIAIGHFIGTLLVTLVHKYTGKERNWLPDRNLNRGRLEYYYFLVCGIQVINFIYYVICAWIYNYKPLEEINENNQGDLEQTNGELSLVSLNEGKVDEKREFAKDE, translated from the exons atGGAGGAAGAGAAAGGCATTAGAGGGAATGGCAAGATGGTGGAGAAAGAAAGCAAGAGGCAGCAACGAGGAGGCATCCGAACATTACCTTTCATCCTTG CAAATGAAGTGTGTGATAGATTTGCGAGCGCTGGATTTCATGCAAACATGATAACCTACCTTACACAACAATTGAATATGCCATTGGTTTCAGCTTCCAACACTCTCAGCAACTTTAGTGGATTGTCTAGCTTGACTCCTCTTCTTGGTGCTTTCATTGCTGATTCTTTTGCAGGAAGATTTTGGACCATTGTTTTTGCAACTCTCATCTATGAACTG GGACTAATTACTATAACAACATCAGCTATAGTGCCTCATTTTCGTCCTCCACCCTGCCCAACACAAGTGAATTGTCAAGAAGCCAAATCCTCACAACTATGGATACTCTATCTAGCACTCTTTCTCACATCTCTTGGATCAGGTGGCATTAGATCATGTGTTGTGCCTTTTTCAGGAGATCAATTTGACATGACCAAAAAAGGTGTTGAATCTAGAAAATGGAACCTCTTCAATTGGTACTTTTTTTGCATGGGATTTGCTTCATTAAGTGCTTTGACCATTGTGGTTTACATTCAAGATCATATGGGATGGGGTTGGGGTCTTGGTATTCCAACCATTGCTATGTTTATAGCTATCATTGCTTTTCTGTTGGGATCAAGACTCTACAAGACTTTGAAACCAAGTGGAAGCCCATTTCTAAGATTGGCTCAAGTGATTGTGGCAGCATTTAGAAAGAGGAATGATGCTTTGCCAAATGATCCTAAGCTTTTATACCAAAATTTGGAGCTTGATTCTTCTATATCTTTAGAAGGAAGGCTTTCGCACACAGATCAATACAA gTGGCTAGACAAGGCTGCAATTGTAACAGACGAAGAAGCCAAAAATTTGAATAAACTACCAAACTTATGGAACTTAGCCACTGTCCATAGAGTTGAAGAGTTAAAATGCCTGGTTAGAATGCTTCCAATTTGGGCATCAGGAATTCTACTCATAACTGCATCATCATCTCAACATAGTTTTGTGATTGTACAAGCTCGTACAATGGATCGTCACCTCTCTCACACATTCGAAATTTCACCGGCCAGTATGGCAATTTTCAGCGTGCTAACCATGATGACAGGTGTTATTCTATACGAACGCTTATTCGTTCCATTCATCCGTAGATTCACAAAGAATCCTGCTGGAATCACATGTTTGCAAAGAATGGGAATAGGCTTTGTGATTAACATTATAGCCACTATAGTTTCAGCATTGGtggaaatcaaaagaaaaaaagttgctTCCAAATACCACTTATTAGATAGTCCAAAAGCAATTATCCCTATAAGTGTGTTTTGGTTGGTACCTCAGTATTTTTTGCATGGAGTGGCTGAAGTTTTCATGAATGTTGGACATTTAGAATTTCTCTATGATCAATCACCTGAAAGTATGAGAAGCAGTGCTACTGCTTTGTACTGCATAGCTATTGCTATTGGACACTTTATTGGTACATTATTGGTAACACTTGTGCATAAGTATACTGGTAAGGAGAGGAATTGGTTACCTGATAGGAACCTCAATAGGGGAAGATTGGAGTactattattttcttgtttgtgggattcaagtcataaatttcatttattatGTAATATGTGCATGGATTTACAATTACAAGCCCTTGgaagaaataaatgaaaataatcaaGGGGATTTGGAACAGACCAATGGAGAACTCTCATTGGTTAGTTTAAATGAGGGTAAGGTGGATGAGAAAAGAGAATTTGCAAAGGATGAATGA